The genomic window TTTGAGTGATTGGCAGGTCGATCGCATTGCCGACCCAGCTGACCGAGGCGGCGTCGACCGAGACGGTGATTGTCACCATGTCGCCGGGGTCGGCCATTCCCAACTGGGACGGCTGGACGGTTACCTGAGGATCGGCGATCGAATACGAGGCCATCACCGACCGGACTTGTTCTACGACGGCATCGCTGGTGGCTGAGGGAGTGACGGCCATCCGGGCGCCTTCGCGGCTGGCATGCGTAGCCGCATTTTTGACCATCATCACGCGGCCTACTTCGAACAGGCCGAGCACCAACAGGAGCATCACCGGTGCCACCACGGCAAACTCAACGGTTGCCGCTCCGGCACGTTGGGACATTCGTTTTTTCAATATCATGATTAGTTCACCAGCATTACAGGAGTGTAAACATAGTCGCTGTGTGACTCGCCTTCGGTCGATATCCGGACATTGCGAACCAGCATTGGCGCTGGTTCGATGATGACTTTCTTTCCGCTCATACGTCCTGTCAGTTTGACTTCTAAAATTCGCACTCCGGCGAATTTGACGATCGTGTAATAAGCGTTGTTACCATTGCCGTTAACTTCACGGAAAATCGGGATGACCCGCGTTTGCCCAATGATGGATGCCAGCTCGTCTTTGACTCCGGCGCTGATCCCGGTGTCGCCATTGAGCAGCAGTTCGCCGTGGGTATCCAACACCAAGGGTTTGCCCAGGTCTTCGAGGTCCTGCTTGGAGATGCCGTGTACGATCTGCCGTGAGAGGTCATTGGTGCTGTTGTTGGCGCCGCCGATATCCACGGTGCCGCGGTTGCCTGGCGATCCGGTTCCCTGCGGATAGAGGTTGCATTCGTGCAAGCCATTGGATGAGTTTCGCACGCTGCCTTGGTAGCTGAGGTTATCGCCGGTGGTGCCGGCCAAGACAGCCTCCCAAGTCTCCAGGTCCAAGGCAAAAGGCAGGATGTCCAGCGTGGTGGCATCGTCCTGCGGTGAGTAGAAACCGCTGATCGAGTTCAGCATGGCGGCAGTAGAAGTGGCTTCCAGAGGTTGGCTTTCACGGCCCAGCACGCCGCTGAAAAACAACGGCAGCTCCCCGTTGCTGGCGGATTGGCGGCGCAGGTGGACGCGGACCGCATTAAATGTTGTGGGGTCCAGCGTGTCGAACGTCTGGGTGGCGAAGTCATACCGGCCGATCGTATAGTCTTCGCCGTTTACATCGATGCCCGTCCCGCCGACGGTATTGGGGGTCGCAAAGCGTTGGGCTTCCGCCAAGCTGGCCGCAGGCCAAGTCGATGAATCGGCGCCACTTTGTTGGACGTCGAATAATTCCCAACAGCCTGCCAGCGCTGCGGCGTCGGAACAGCGTGTTAGTTCTTCTTGTCCGTTATGAATATGACGCAGGTCAACGGTCAAACCCAGGATTACCACCATGGCAAAGATCATGAAGATAGACAGGACCGCAACCGACCCTCTGCGGCGATGTTTCCGGCGTCGGAGCGACGGTGGGGTGTGAGTTGAGAACATGATCAGGAACCTTCAAGGAGTTAAGTCAAAAGCTGCACGGCAAACGACGGTGGAGTAAATCTTATTGGGAGGTGAGATTGATTTGGACTGTAACCAGGGAGCCGTCTTGGCGGTATGCTCGTACCCGATCCAAACGCAAATACTTGACCCGGTTTCGGCCAAAGCCGATGTCCACATCCGCGAGCGATTGACGCGGCGTGTAGTGCGACAAGTTTTGAATCCCGTTGGCAGGCATCCGTACTAGGTAGTCAGGGCCACCAAACTCACCCCAAGATTCGGACCGCCCATTCTTGATGGCAAATAGAAGCTCATGATCATGCACGGCCACTACGGAAGTCCATGTGATTACGTCGTTGGTCACGTTTAACGCCGCACGGGTCAGGCTGGTCGCTTCATCGCTGGACTCGCTCTGCCGAATGGCATCGACGCGAAAACCACCTCCTGAAAATCCCGTGTCTGCCGCATGGTTCAACTGAAACTGAAAATAGGTTTCCTCCTGTTGAGCATGCGGTGTTAGATAGAGCGTGACCTGCGGGGAGTGCGTATCCGCATCGGGTTCGTTCAAAGCAAGTGACCAGTCCTCCTCGATTCGGACCCAAGGTTCGGCACCGCCCACCTGCGTCGATGTTAGCAATCCCAGGATCCCAAGCATCAGCACGTGGCAATGTAGTGCATCGGTCGGAACTTTCATGTCTCACACCTCTAGCGAAAAGAAAAGACCAAACCTTGTGGACTGTGCGACTCGTTTCTTTCGTTTACTGGGCGGACGCCATGGCGGGCGCCAAGTAAAAGGCAACAAGCGGTTGCGATGTTTGGTATCTAAACACTATGTCATGGACACTCAAAAGGTCGGATAAATTGTCAGAGAGTGCAGTGATTGGAGCTTGGCAGAGG from Roseimaritima ulvae includes these protein-coding regions:
- a CDS encoding TadE/TadG family type IV pilus assembly protein, translated to MSQRAGAATVEFAVVAPVMLLLVLGLFEVGRVMMVKNAATHASREGARMAVTPSATSDAVVEQVRSVMASYSIADPQVTVQPSQLGMADPGDMVTITVSVDAASVSWVGNAIDLPITQIVSSTTMRRESTN
- a CDS encoding TadG family pilus assembly protein, which produces MFSTHTPPSLRRRKHRRRGSVAVLSIFMIFAMVVILGLTVDLRHIHNGQEELTRCSDAAALAGCWELFDVQQSGADSSTWPAASLAEAQRFATPNTVGGTGIDVNGEDYTIGRYDFATQTFDTLDPTTFNAVRVHLRRQSASNGELPLFFSGVLGRESQPLEATSTAAMLNSISGFYSPQDDATTLDILPFALDLETWEAVLAGTTGDNLSYQGSVRNSSNGLHECNLYPQGTGSPGNRGTVDIGGANNSTNDLSRQIVHGISKQDLEDLGKPLVLDTHGELLLNGDTGISAGVKDELASIIGQTRVIPIFREVNGNGNNAYYTIVKFAGVRILEVKLTGRMSGKKVIIEPAPMLVRNVRISTEGESHSDYVYTPVMLVN